One window from the genome of Pantoea cypripedii encodes:
- the tolA gene encoding cell envelope integrity protein TolA, whose product MSKATEQNEKLKRAIIISVILHIVLIALLVWSSFNEKVESSGGGGGSDIDAVMVDPGAVVDQYNRQQNQQSDSQRAEQQRQKQAQQQAEELQQKQAAEQQRLKELEKERLQAQQDAKEQAKQQAEQQKAAEAAAKQAQEEQKAAEAAAAKAKADAKAQADAQAKAAADAKQKAEEQAKQAAAEAKKQADQEAKAAAAEAAKEKAVQEAKAAAQAKAKADAEAKAQAAADAKAKAAQEAKEQAAEAAKEKAAEAAKEKAEAKAEAAAKAKADAAAKAKAAADAKKKAAAEAAKNENAVDDLLGGLSSGKNAPKSGNAAASSGGAAGQGNQKKAGASGAEINSYMGQVVAAIQSRFYDADSYKGKECNLRIKLAPDGFLTNVTAEGGDPALCQAAIAAAKQAHIPKPPSQAVYEVFKNAPMVFKPQ is encoded by the coding sequence GTGTCGAAGGCAACCGAGCAAAACGAGAAGTTAAAACGCGCGATAATCATTTCGGTGATTCTGCACATCGTGTTGATCGCCTTGCTGGTCTGGAGCTCGTTTAACGAAAAAGTTGAATCCAGCGGTGGCGGCGGCGGTAGCGATATCGACGCGGTGATGGTGGACCCGGGTGCCGTGGTCGATCAATACAACCGTCAGCAGAATCAACAGAGCGATAGCCAGCGTGCCGAGCAGCAGCGTCAAAAGCAGGCGCAGCAGCAGGCAGAAGAGTTGCAGCAGAAGCAGGCCGCCGAACAACAGCGTCTGAAAGAGCTGGAGAAGGAACGTCTGCAGGCGCAACAGGATGCCAAAGAGCAGGCGAAACAGCAGGCTGAACAGCAGAAAGCGGCTGAAGCGGCGGCGAAGCAGGCGCAGGAAGAACAGAAAGCAGCGGAAGCCGCAGCAGCTAAAGCCAAAGCCGATGCCAAAGCGCAGGCGGATGCCCAGGCGAAAGCCGCAGCGGATGCTAAGCAGAAGGCGGAAGAGCAGGCGAAACAGGCTGCGGCTGAAGCGAAGAAGCAGGCTGATCAGGAAGCGAAAGCGGCAGCAGCCGAGGCAGCGAAAGAAAAAGCGGTTCAGGAAGCGAAAGCGGCCGCTCAGGCGAAAGCCAAAGCGGATGCGGAAGCCAAAGCGCAGGCAGCGGCAGATGCGAAGGCGAAAGCCGCGCAGGAAGCCAAAGAGCAAGCCGCCGAAGCAGCAAAAGAAAAAGCCGCCGAAGCAGCGAAAGAGAAGGCCGAAGCGAAAGCTGAAGCAGCGGCGAAAGCCAAAGCGGATGCCGCAGCGAAAGCCAAAGCCGCAGCGGATGCGAAGAAGAAAGCCGCAGCCGAAGCCGCGAAGAATGAAAACGCTGTTGACGATCTGCTGGGTGGTCTCTCATCCGGTAAGAATGCACCGAAAAGTGGTAACGCTGCCGCTTCCAGTGGTGGTGCAGCGGGACAAGGTAATCAGAAGAAAGCCGGAGCCTCGGGAGCCGAAATTAACTCCTATATGGGCCAGGTTGTGGCGGCGATTCAGAGTCGTTTCTATGATGCCGATTCATACAAAGGTAAAGAGTGTAACCTGCGCATCAAGCTGGCCCCGGATGGCTTTCTGACTAATGTGACGGCGGAGGGCGGCGACCCGGCATTGTGCCAGGCGGCGATCGCGGCGGCTAAACAGGCACATATACCGAAGCCACCTTCACAGGCGGTGTATGAAGTGTTCAAAAACGCACCAATGGTTTTCAAACCGCAGTAA
- the ybgE gene encoding cyd operon protein YbgE — MRQLFQTLYRLMDKGPLRAFSLLLALWLAGCVFWDPSRFAAKTSALSVWHGAVLIWAVCTGVIHGTGFRPRRLRWQAFFTPLPAMIVLLAGIIWFYR, encoded by the coding sequence ATGCGCCAACTGTTTCAGACCTTGTATCGTCTGATGGATAAAGGCCCGTTACGGGCCTTTTCACTGTTACTGGCCTTATGGCTGGCGGGATGTGTGTTCTGGGATCCGTCGCGCTTTGCGGCAAAAACCAGCGCACTTTCGGTCTGGCATGGTGCGGTACTGATTTGGGCGGTGTGTACCGGCGTGATTCACGGCACGGGGTTCCGTCCACGTCGGTTACGCTGGCAAGCATTCTTCACACCCTTACCGGCGATGATTGTCCTGCTGGCGGGGATTATCTGGTTCTATCGTTAA
- the ybgC gene encoding tol-pal system-associated acyl-CoA thioesterase — MIPGCRVSTTLFRWPVRVYYEDTDAGGVVYHASYIAFYERARTEMLRQHHFNQQTLLEQQICFVVRRMTVDYLAAARLDDLLEIQSEVTSMTRATMTFSQRIVNAEGKVLNEAEVLIACINPHLMKPIALPKSIVAEFKQ; from the coding sequence ATGATACCGGGATGTAGAGTGAGTACAACGCTGTTTCGCTGGCCGGTTCGGGTCTATTACGAAGATACCGACGCCGGTGGTGTGGTTTATCACGCCAGCTATATCGCTTTCTATGAACGAGCACGTACCGAAATGTTGCGCCAGCACCATTTCAATCAACAGACCTTGCTGGAACAGCAAATCTGTTTTGTGGTGCGGCGTATGACGGTGGACTATCTTGCGGCAGCACGTCTTGATGATCTTCTGGAAATCCAGAGTGAAGTGACTTCAATGACGCGTGCCACCATGACGTTCTCTCAGCGTATCGTGAATGCAGAAGGCAAAGTGCTCAATGAAGCAGAAGTCCTGATTGCCTGCATCAACCCACATCTAATGAAGCCGATTGCGCTTCCCAAGTCTATTGTCGCGGAGTTCAAGCAGTGA
- the tolQ gene encoding Tol-Pal system protein TolQ — MTDMNILDLFLKASLLVKLIMLILIGFSIASWAIIIQRTRILNAAGREAEAFEDKFWSGIELSRLYQESQGRRDELNGSEQIFYSGFKEFARLHRANSHAPEAVVEGASRAMRISMNRELEALENHIPFLGTVGSISPYIGLFGTVWGIMHAFIALGAVKQATLQMVAPGIAEALIATAIGLFAAIPAVMAYNRLNQRVNKLEQGYDNFMEEFTAILHRQAFSTDNTK; from the coding sequence GTGACTGACATGAATATTCTTGATTTGTTCCTGAAGGCAAGCCTTCTGGTCAAACTTATCATGTTGATTTTGATCGGCTTTTCTATTGCCTCATGGGCAATCATTATCCAGCGCACCCGCATTCTGAATGCTGCCGGGCGTGAAGCCGAAGCGTTTGAAGATAAATTCTGGTCAGGTATCGAACTGTCTCGTCTTTATCAGGAGAGCCAGGGGCGTCGTGACGAGCTGAACGGCTCTGAGCAGATTTTCTATTCCGGGTTTAAAGAGTTTGCGCGTCTGCACCGTGCTAACAGCCACGCGCCGGAAGCGGTGGTAGAAGGTGCCAGCCGTGCGATGCGGATTTCGATGAACCGTGAGCTGGAAGCACTGGAAAACCATATTCCTTTCCTTGGCACCGTCGGTTCCATCAGCCCGTACATCGGTCTGTTTGGTACGGTGTGGGGGATCATGCATGCCTTTATCGCTCTGGGTGCCGTGAAGCAGGCGACGTTGCAGATGGTCGCACCGGGTATCGCCGAAGCGCTGATCGCCACGGCAATCGGTCTGTTTGCCGCCATTCCAGCGGTGATGGCGTACAACCGTCTGAACCAGCGCGTCAATAAGCTGGAGCAGGGTTACGACAACTTTATGGAAGAGTTCACGGCTATCCTGCATCGTCAGGCTTTCTCCACCGACAACACGAAGTAA
- the tolR gene encoding colicin uptake protein TolR codes for MARTRGRARRDLKSEINIVPLLDVLLVLLLIFMATAPIITQSVEVDLPDATDSKTVSSDDNPPVIVEVAGVGQYSLVVDHDRMNQLPPEQVVSEAQRRLEANPKTVFLIGGAKDVPYDEIIKALNLLHQAGVKSVGLMTQPI; via the coding sequence ATGGCCAGAACCCGTGGTCGCGCTCGCCGCGATCTTAAGTCTGAAATCAACATCGTTCCGCTGCTGGACGTGCTGCTGGTGCTGTTGCTGATCTTTATGGCAACCGCGCCGATCATTACCCAAAGTGTGGAAGTGGATCTGCCGGATGCAACCGACTCGAAGACGGTCTCCAGCGATGATAATCCGCCGGTGATTGTTGAAGTTGCGGGGGTAGGGCAGTACAGCCTGGTGGTGGATCACGATCGTATGAATCAGCTCCCGCCTGAGCAGGTGGTGAGCGAAGCACAGCGCCGACTGGAAGCGAATCCGAAGACGGTCTTCCTGATCGGTGGCGCAAAAGACGTGCCTTACGACGAAATCATCAAGGCGCTTAACCTGCTGCATCAGGCTGGCGTGAAATCTGTCGGTTTGATGACGCAGCCGATTTAA
- the cydX gene encoding cytochrome bd-I oxidase subunit CydX — translation MWYFAWILGTLLACSFGVIAALALERAEESAAKGDKA, via the coding sequence ATGTGGTATTTTGCCTGGATTCTTGGCACCCTGCTGGCCTGTTCGTTCGGTGTGATCGCGGCACTGGCGCTGGAGCGTGCTGAAGAGAGCGCAGCGAAAGGCGATAAAGCCTGA